Genomic DNA from Azospirillum brasilense:
TACGCCCTGCTGAATCTGCTGTTCGACGAGGATGGGGATGGGCGGCCGACTCCGTCGCCGCACCCCATCGAACGGGCGCTGGCGTCTCTCCCGGAAGGCGAGCGGCGGATGTATCTGCTGATCACGCTGGAGGGGCTGACGGTTCCCGAAGCGGCCCAGGTGCTTCAGATCCCCGCGCCGGAGGGCCAGGATCGGCTGACCATCGCCCGCGACAAGGTGCGCAACGCCCTGACCCAGCGGGTGCTGGTGGTCGAGGACAACCCGATCCTGGCGATGGAGATCGGCTCGCTGGTCACCGACATGGGGCACGTCGTCTGCGGCACCGCCAACAATGAGCAGGAGGCCCTGGAACTGCTGGAGGCCGAGAAGCCGACGCTGGCGCTGCTGGACGTCCGGCTGGCCGACGGCGGCAGCGGGGTCGAGGTTGCCCGCCGGCTGCGCCAGAAGCGCGCCATGCGGACCATTTTTGTCACGGCCTTCGACGGCGACCTGGAGGAGGCGGACGCCCGCCATCTCGGCCAGATCGTCCGCAAGCCCTTCACCAACGAGGCGATCCAGGCGGCGATCTCGCGCGCGGTCTTCATGCCGAGCCCGGTGGCCCTGGCGTGATAACTGCGGCCCGGTGATCTGCGGTCCGGGTGGAAAAGCGAAAGGGCGGCCCCGTCGGGCCGCCCTTTGCGTGTGCGGTGTAGTGTGCCGCTGTCTCAGACGGTGGTCCGGCGCCCGGCGATCATGCGGTAGATGGCCAGGATGATGATGGCGCCGACGATGGCGCCGATGAAGCCGGCCCCTTCGCCCGCCCGGTACCAGCCAACGGCCTCGCCCAGATAGGTGGCGACGAAGGCGCCCGCGATGCCGAGCAGCGTGGTGATGATGAAGCCGCCCGGATCACGGCCCGGCATCAGGAACTTGGCGACGATGCCGGCCAGGAAGCCGATGATGATCGTCCACAGAATACCCATAACCTCTCTCCCTCCAGTATCGATGTCCTCGATCCCACGCAGCCATAACGCCCGGAACGGCGTTTGGTTCTGCCCGAAGGAGGACCCTCTTGCGGATAAACCCACCTGGAGCATGGCCGGGAGGGAGAGGGGCAGGGCCGGCGGTCAGCTCCGCAGGGCGCGAATGTTGGCGGCGTAGCGGTCCGGCCCGCCGGTGAAGGTGGCGGTTCCGGCGACCAGAACGTCGGCGCCCGCCTCGATGGCGATGCGGGCGGTTTCGCCGTTGATCCCGCCGTCCACCTGGAGGTCGATGGGCTTGCCCAGCGCGTCGATGCGGCGGCGCAGCTCATGGATCTTGGGAAGCTGGCTGGCGATGAAGCTCTGCCCGCCGAAGCCGGGGTTGACCGTCATGACCAGGACGAGGTCGAGCTCTTCCAGCAGATAATCCACGACCTCCAGCGGGGTGGCCGGGTTCAGCGACAGGCCGGCCTTCTTGCCCAGCGACTTGATGAGCTGGATGGTGCGGTGGACGTGCGCGCCGGCCTCCGCATGGACGGTGATGATGTCGGCGCCGGCGTCCGCGAAGGCGGCGATGTAGGGGTCCACTGGGGCGATCATCAGATGCACGTCGAAGGTCTTCGCCGTGTGCGGGCGCAGCGCCTTCACCACCGCCGGGCCGATGGTGATGTTGGGGACGAAATGGCCGTCCATCACGTCGATGTGGATGTAGTCGGCGCCCGCCGCATCGATGGCGCGCACTTCCTCGCCCAGCCGGGCGAAATCGGCGGAGAGGATGGACGGGGCGATCTTGACCGGGCGCATGGCGGAAATCCTTGGCGTGAACGGTGCGGGAAAGGGTGGTGGAAAATCCGCCTTCCCATACCACGGCTCCCCCGCCGCCCCAACCCCTCTCGCGGTTCCGGCCCTCTCGCCGTCCGGAGGAACCGTCAGGCCGGCTTGCAGCCCGGCTTCAGGCCCGGATCGCCGGAGAAGCTGCCGTCGTCCGCGGGGTCGCTTCCCGCGCCGTAGTCGGCGTTGAGCATCCCCTCCAGCGCCGCCAGCCGGGGCGTGGCGGCGGCGAAGGCGTCGCGCTCGACCGCGCGGTAATGCTCGATTACCCGTTCGCCGAAGGCGGTGAGCGCGGTCCCGCCGCCGTGCTTGCCACCCACCGCGGCGAAGACCACCGGTTCGGCGAAGATGCGGTTGAGGTCGTCGACCAGCAGCCAGGCGCGGCGGTAGGACATGTCCAGCGTCCGCGCCGCCGCGGAGATGGAGCCGGTTTCCCGGATCCGCTCCAGCAGCATGATCTTGCCCGGCCCGACCGAGCCGCCGGTGTCGAAATCGATGCGGATGCGCAGGCGGGTCATGGCGCCATCCAGGACGCACTGGTCTCGCCGGCCCGCTCCCGGCATCCTATCCATTTCACCCCGGCCACTCCCGCTCGTCCGCTCCGCCCTTTTGGGGCGGGAGACTGGCCGTCCCCCGCCGAAAAGGCAAGGCGCGGATCAGAAGCCGGCCAGCACGATCTTGCCCTTGGCCCGCCCGCTTTCGAGCAGGGCATGGGCGCGCGTCAGGTTGGCGGCGTTGATGGTGCCGAACGTCTCGGCCAGTGTCGTGCGGACGGTGCCGGCGTCGACGAGGCGCGACACCTCGCTGAGCAGCGCGTGCTGGGCGGCGATGTCGGCGGTGCCGAACACCGGCCGGGTGAACATGAACTCCCAATGCAGCGACACGCTCTTGCGCTTCAGCACCATGACGTCCAGCCCCGCCGGA
This window encodes:
- a CDS encoding GlsB/YeaQ/YmgE family stress response membrane protein → MGILWTIIIGFLAGIVAKFLMPGRDPGGFIITTLLGIAGAFVATYLGEAVGWYRAGEGAGFIGAIVGAIIILAIYRMIAGRRTTV
- a CDS encoding PhyR family response regulator anti-anti-sigma factor, whose protein sequence is MRVYARQLYDHLPYLRRYARALTGATERGDDLVTRCVEVAVMAPSRFGLEGGMRVPLYALLNLLFDEDGDGRPTPSPHPIERALASLPEGERRMYLLITLEGLTVPEAAQVLQIPAPEGQDRLTIARDKVRNALTQRVLVVEDNPILAMEIGSLVTDMGHVVCGTANNEQEALELLEAEKPTLALLDVRLADGGSGVEVARRLRQKRAMRTIFVTAFDGDLEEADARHLGQIVRKPFTNEAIQAAISRAVFMPSPVALA
- a CDS encoding winged helix-turn-helix domain-containing protein, which encodes MTRLRIRIDFDTGGSVGPGKIMLLERIRETGSISAAARTLDMSYRRAWLLVDDLNRIFAEPVVFAAVGGKHGGGTALTAFGERVIEHYRAVERDAFAAATPRLAALEGMLNADYGAGSDPADDGSFSGDPGLKPGCKPA
- the rpe gene encoding ribulose-phosphate 3-epimerase — its product is MRPVKIAPSILSADFARLGEEVRAIDAAGADYIHIDVMDGHFVPNITIGPAVVKALRPHTAKTFDVHLMIAPVDPYIAAFADAGADIITVHAEAGAHVHRTIQLIKSLGKKAGLSLNPATPLEVVDYLLEELDLVLVMTVNPGFGGQSFIASQLPKIHELRRRIDALGKPIDLQVDGGINGETARIAIEAGADVLVAGTATFTGGPDRYAANIRALRS